TCCTTTGACAGCTTACCTGCCTCTCCGTAAGGTTGGCCTTCAGCAgagcatccacaaatgccagctgACTGAACTCTTTTCCCTTCCGCTCCTTCACCACAGACTTCAGCACGGCCTCCATCTCTGACAGAGCTGCGGAGTGCACGTCCACACACAGACGTGACATCGTCAGTCGGGCCGTCGGCGTAGCTTGGAATCATGTTGCACTTGTGTATAGGATGAAGCAGCGTACTCACCATCTTCAAAGTGCTTCTTGCGGCTGGAACTCTTCTCCAGAGATCCGTCCAGGTACCCCTTTCCAATCTCAGACCAGATCTGCTGGCACCAGGAAATGAAAGAGTGAGGAAAACGTATGGAGCTCAACTCCAAAATGGCACAGGTGAACATACACGTACGGACCGCTTCGTGGTTCCTGCGGAAATGGATGACCTCCGCGTCGTCACGGAAACGGTCACCCATGGCGAGCTGAGTGACACACTTCATGGCCAGTCCCAGAAGGTGAGCATACAGGGGTGTGTGCTGGGACTCTGGAAAGGACTGCCACTTCTCCACAAGCTCCTCCACTAGCTAAGCACAGGAAAGGGATTAAACCAAATCAGCAATAAAGTCTTCTTTGAATCATGTAACTTGGGGATGGGGGTGTTGTGTTGCTGATAATGATTTAGTGAATTGTGTTTACTATGGAAACTTCTCGATACCTTAGAAGGAAGCCAGTGGTCGTGGAGGACATACCTTTAACAAGAGAGGGTAGTTTTTCTCCAGGGTTTGGTCAATGGCACTCTCATATACTTTCTTTCTCAATAATGTCTCCGTCACTCCCCCTCCCAGCCCTGACTGGTATCCCAGTAatgatttcagcattgtttcGAAAGAATCCGCTGAGTGAGGGAGATAAAAGccccaaaaacaacagaaacagTCACTTTATTCTTAAGGACAGTACAGCCTAAGGTAATATAATCTGTAATCCACTAAAACAATTTTTTGTGCTCACTTGTGCGGTTGGGGTTAATATGCTGCCGGAGTAGATCGACAGAGCCGAGGCTGACCACAGGTCGCCGGCCGAACCAGAAAGACGCTGCAGGTCCGAAGCGATCGTGCAGGCTAACCAGGAATTCATGGAGGCTGCCCTTGTTCACGATGTCCTGCAGATTCCCATCCCTGGGAAAAGGAAGTGATGAATGTTAAATGCATGCAGATAAATACATGTGCAGCGTCAAAAAATATATTATCATACGTACTTCTCCTCTGTCGGAGTGAGACCCGGAATCCCAGAAGCTGTTCTGGATGTCTGAagtttaa
This DNA window, taken from Brienomyrus brachyistius isolate T26 unplaced genomic scaffold, BBRACH_0.4 scaffold62, whole genome shotgun sequence, encodes the following:
- the LOC125725146 gene encoding cytochrome P450 20A1 isoform X2, translated to MLDFAIFAVTFVIILVGAVLYLYPTSRTASGIPGLTPTEEKDGNLQDIVNKGSLHEFLVSLHDRFGPAASFWFGRRPVVSLGSVDLLRQHINPNRTTDSFETMLKSLLGYQSGLGGGVTETLLRKKVYESAIDQTLEKNYPLLLKLVEELVEKWQSFPESQHTPLYAHLLGLAMKCVTQLAMGDRFRDDAEVIHFRRNHEAIWSEIGKGYLDGSLEKSSSRKKHFEDALSEMEAVLKSVVKERKGKEFSQLAFVDALLKANLTERQVMEDSMVFTLAGSVITANLCIWAVHFLSTSQEVQEKLYRELKEVLGKERLSLENISKLTYCRQVLNETVRTAKLTPVAARLQDVEGKVDQHVIPKETLVIYALGVVLQDADTWALPYRFNPDRFEEEGVRKSFSLLGFSGNQACPELRFAYTVATVLLNTLVRRLRLHQAERQVVEARYELVSTPKDDTWVTLSKRS
- the LOC125725146 gene encoding cytochrome P450 20A1 isoform X1, whose amino-acid sequence is MLDFAIFAVTFVIILVGAVLYLYPTSRTASGIPGLTPTEEKDGNLQDIVNKGSLHEFLVSLHDRFGPAASFWFGRRPVVSLGSVDLLRQHINPNRTTDSFETMLKSLLGYQSGLGGGVTETLLRKKVYESAIDQTLEKNYPLLLKLVEELVEKWQSFPESQHTPLYAHLLGLAMKCVTQLAMGDRFRDDAEVIHFRRNHEAVRTCMFTCAILELSSIRFPHSFISWCQQIWSEIGKGYLDGSLEKSSSRKKHFEDALSEMEAVLKSVVKERKGKEFSQLAFVDALLKANLTERQVMEDSMVFTLAGSVITANLCIWAVHFLSTSQEVQEKLYRELKEVLGKERLSLENISKLTYCRQVLNETVRTAKLTPVAARLQDVEGKVDQHVIPKETLVIYALGVVLQDADTWALPYRFNPDRFEEEGVRKSFSLLGFSGNQACPELRFAYTVATVLLNTLVRRLRLHQAERQVVEARYELVSTPKDDTWVTLSKRS